CCTTGAGCCGATGCTGGGGAGGCCGCCATGCACTTTTGGCGCGTAGCGGCGCCTGTCGGGATCGGTATCGGCCTGCCGGTCAAAAGGTTGAGTTAGACGTTGTTCTGGCCGACGAGCGGCCATGTGCGGTCAACCGCCAGCCAGCAGCTCCACCAGCGCCCGCGCGGCCTGCCCGAGGGGCTGTTGCTTGAGCCACAGCGCATGCACCGGCAACTGCAGTTCGTTGCGGGTGTTGCGAAACGCCAGGCGCACCAGCCGCCCGGCTTCCACCAAGGGGGCGACCCGCGTTGCCGGCAGGTCGCCCCAGCCGAGGCCTGCTTCGACCATCTGCAGGGCCAGGTCGACGCTGTCGGTACGCCAGTGCGTGGTGCCGATCAGCGAGCGGGTGTCGCGCAGCGGCAGGTCGCGGCTGTGTACCAGGATCTGACGGAGGCTGACCAGGTCTTCGAGGTCGCGGATGCGCCCCTGGCGCAGTGCTGGATGGTTGGGCGACAAGGCTGCCACCAGCGACTCGCTGCCCAGGTGCTGGAAGCTGCGCTGCGGATCGACCTGCAACCCGGCAAAGGCCAGGCACAGCCCGACGCGGCCGCTGTCCAGCAG
The Pseudomonas putida genome window above contains:
- a CDS encoding LysR family transcriptional regulator; the encoded protein is MNFSSDNIQLFLAVLDRGSFSAAARVLGRVPSAVSMAIGNLEAELGYALFERGAREVRATDRARALEPHARLIAEQLGLLQVHALELSRGLESSLAIAVVPDIDPRPLLAAIARLGERYPLLDIELLSAPQEDALHLLDSGRVGLCLAFAGLQVDPQRSFQHLGSESLVAALSPNHPALRQGRIRDLEDLVSLRQILVHSRDLPLRDTRSLIGTTHWRTDSVDLALQMVEAGLGWGDLPATRVAPLVEAGRLVRLAFRNTRNELQLPVHALWLKQQPLGQAARALVELLAGG